The following is a genomic window from Manihot esculenta cultivar AM560-2 chromosome 9, M.esculenta_v8, whole genome shotgun sequence.
AATCAATATTCAAAGTGTCTGTGGCCAAGTATATGTTAGCACTAGCAATGTGCATGATAAATAGAAACATTTGCCAGTATTATTTCTCAATGATTACCCTTAAGCATATTATGTGCATTGTTCAACCTACCAATTACAATTAGCACTAGTTGTTGCATCtctataattttagataaaaaaatatttaataattttactgTACACATTTTTTTTATCCCATTGGTACTTgctaatttataaaatactatatttgtttttgtcttttaattattataaaaatataatataaagagaaaaaaaatctgAAATCAAGTTTTAGTTTGCCACTCCACAGTGCTAGTCTATTGTGGCTGTACTATCCAAAAGACCAGGTTATTTTTTAGTAACAACATTATTTTGTCTGTCTTGATTCTCCTTTGAGAGGCATTTGCACTTGGAATGTTATTTATTTAGGGTGAATTACAGAAGCGTCCCTGGATAATGTCACTACTAACAAGTTGATTCTTGCATTTACATAAACTCATTAAGTCGTGCTTAAGTTTTGATTTTGTTGAACATTTTCCTCCCTCCATCTGTTTAGTTGTTAATACTTGATGAAAGTAGAGCAAAACACCTTTGTAGAATAGGGATgttttaatattcttttaaaaaataaatagatgaaAGTGTTAATAATAGCGAATTTTAAGGATAAATAGCTATTTGTTTTTGAAATTTGACTAATGGAGTATGCTAGAAATGGATGGAAGGACTAAAGTgtttaatgtaattaaaattaGGGACGTTTCATGAATTTTTCAAGGCACATGGAtcaacttgttaataatggcaatacttaGAGAAGTTTTTATAAATCTTCCATTAATTCATCTTGCTTCAGATAATATTCAATAAGATTTGAAAAATATTGAGCTCATGATCTGTACATTGCTTTTTGTTTCAGCAGAGTTCTGATGGCCAACGTCCAACAAAGCTAGTTCCTAAATCAGGAGTCAGTTCTCTGTACATTGGAAAGATATTACTtgcctttatttttatttttgtactgGGTGCAATTTTTACATTGGCCCTGGAGAATCTTCCAAGTTTGATACTGTTAATTAACTCACGTATTCAACACTAATTGATATTCCTGAACATATATTTATGATTCAGAAAATTACTTCCAAATACTCTTCTGCTATCCACTTTGTGAGGTTTATCAATGTGTCAAGGGAATTCCTTATGCCTAATGCCACCACAGATGCTATATTGATATGATGTAGCATTCATTATCGACAAAAACCTTCAAAATTGTGGGGAGAGAAGGCAAAGGAAATAAAAGCAGATCTTCAACTCGCAAGCTATTTACATTGTTTGAAACAGGTCCAATCAACCCTCAAATATACTATGCACACGAGACTGATTTCAGCcacaataattataaatatatacatgGGGCAATGGGAGAACAAGCAAAAaggttctttcttttctttccttttttcatTTCCTATTGGAGGCAGTCCCAACATACAACAAAGAGATTCTGTTGCAAGAATGGAAAGGGATCCTGGCTAATGAGACTAGTTGGATTTCAAGCTAAAATATCTACTGAGCTGCGATGAATCCGATCAGCATGTGCAACAGGTACATAGACTGCATCTAATAGCGAGCTGTGagtcctcccatataatgcatAAACAAACACTCCAATGAGGAGCCAGACCGAAACACGGGCCCAGGTAGCAGCACTGTGAAGTTCACACAGAGCTCCTCAAATGAGAACAAAAATGAATATGATCTAGAAATATTCCAAGAAATGGGACAATTTATGGTTTTTTTGAACGGTATATATACAGGTTATTCAATACTCACCCCAGATTAATCAGCAGGTATGTGTTGATGAGAATGCAGAAGATAGGAAGCAGTGGAACAAATGGACAAATAAATCctgaaaacaaaaacaaataatcttttttttttccacaaaAATTAACCAAACTTTTAAATAAGACTCAACAATGGGAACAGAAAATATTAATTCAGTAAAAGTAACTATAACACTGTTAAATATGGATAAGCCTTGAAAGGCAAGACGTATAACAAAAAGTAATCCTTCATGTATGTTTCTGTGATCCAATGGCTTCTAAAGCAGATGAACCTCCTGAATTAATTTCCAGATGGGCTTGGACTCACCATTGTTTTGGGTGTTAATAAGTGGCTAAATGGTTACATTCTGCTGCATAATGCCCATGCAAAGTGTGATGCTCCTTCACAAGAGCTCCCGCTGATCCAAAACGCTACGCAGGTGATTGGGGAAGACAACTGCAAAGTGAGGGTAAAATTGGCTGATGGGTGACTGGAGCTGCGGATTGGCTGTTGGTTGGGACAGGTTTAGGCTGACTTCACATTAGAGAAAGATTAAGTGCCCATGTGGACTTGGAATACGTAGTCAATTCGCAAGGGACATGACAAAAGCCATGGACTGATAGCGCCTCTCGTGCCATGTTGCCATTATTAGGCATATAGCAGATGCCTTATTTACTCATTAGAAACCTAGGACAGAATCTTGCACAAATGCCATTGGATGAGAACCATGTACCCTGATGAGCTAAAGGGTACAATTCCTGACATGAACTATTACACTTGTCACGCCCAACGCTAGCGCATCacatattttgatatttaaacTACTAGACTGTCTTCTAACTTCAATTTAAGACAAATGTTATCAAATGGACAGCACCACAAGATAAAACAGCACTTACCTCCAGAATGCCCAAAACTATGTCTTGCATCATCTTGTTCCACAAGAGTCAGCACAATCAGACCAAATAGTAGAAGAGCACCACCAACCCCACACATTGTAAAGCGAACAGGCCTAATGGAAGATCcaaacatataaaattaattgattttgaaaaaaaaaaggcacaATTAATTACTTTGGCAGTAATTTCAGATACATGCAACAATGTCTTCAAGATAAATCAATGGGGAATGTACTTGAAATTATCTTTAATGCAAGTCACATAGAGCTACTCTTGATGAACCCACCTTGGGAGATTCAGATCTGTAGCTGCATATGTAAGAAGAAATGCCCCAGTACATGTGAATGCTATGGTCCAGCCAGCAATTTTTCTTCTGTTCTCTTCTTTTAGAACAACTGAAACAAATTAACAAATagaagataattaaaaaaaaaatgcagaatCTAAATTGGAAAGGCAAGAAAATGAAACAATTTTACATGGATTCTGAGAAAGCATTACAGTTATCAGGATCCAATACTTTCACAAATCGAATTTAGAGCAAGTCAAAAAGAGCCATGATTCAAGTCAGTCAGCAAGTAATCCAGTTCTATGTAGATATAACAAGTTCATATTACTTAGagatcataacatgtccaagtATGCCAGAAAAATTAGAATTGAAAGCATGAAGTCTATGAGGAACTTACAATTACCTTGAGCTTCTTGTTGTACGATTTCAGGATAATCAACAGCTGCATTGTTTTTGTGTAGCATGGGCAAAGTACTTGAAGTACCAGCATCAATCTCAGAAGTTTCACAATTAATATCCTGACCGTTCAGATCATATTGCAATGCCACAGAATCTATTGTGTCCTGAAGTGAGGATGGAAATGGCACCTCATCTGGCGGGACATATCTCAGTATCAATACAGAAATAGCAACCATGGTGAAAGCAAGAAGTGTGCCCACACTGACCTGTACAAATGCCACAATTGAGAGCCAGAAGATCAATATTATGTTGAAAAATAGTGTTAGATTGTTGATTGACACAAGTTCCAGTGCACACATGCCAGGTGAGTGacatttatttcaaaaattcaaatcaaaataacagagcagaagaagaaaaagagtccCAGAAggtaaaggaaaaaataatttatccccATACCATTCCAGCCAACTGATCAACGTCCATAAAAAATGCCAACGTTGCAGCACCAATGCCGGTTGCCAAAGTGCTCTTTACAGGTACCTGTGTATTTTTATTTACATCTGAAAAGAATGATGGAAGTAATCCATCTCTAGCCATTGCCATTAGGATCCGTGGCTGCAGAGGACAAAAAGTTGGAAGATATCTAAAAGTCATTACTAAGGAACAAAATGTCCCAGTAAATGCTAAATGCAACTCCCCAGAAAAACAGAAGGCCTAATAGACCTCAGAATGCAACTCAGCTCTTAATTGGTTATAAGAATGAGAAAGAAGAGATTGGATTTTTCCTTCCTGAGAAAGTTTTCAATTGTGCCCAACAAGGAGattatttatgtaaaaaaatcataaaaaatgatAGTAAACGGAGTTGGAACCCCAAAAACAAGTGTGTTTGTCATAAACACAGGCATTAATCCTCTATGAAATAGGGCCATGAAGGCAAGAACTAGCCAGCCCATAAGTTAATTATGATACTGTGAGTTGAGACCATGATTGCACTTGATTACCTGAGGAAGAAGTGAGCCCATCAATGCTGAACAAAGTGCCATAACAGCTCCAGAAGTTATTATGTACCTGGAATCAAGATAAACAAAATAACTCTTAAACAGTAAGTGTCAAATTACATCCATAACGTTCGACCGGGGTGGGGGAAGGGAATTTGATGCATCATATATTTTGAGTAAAACTACAAACTTACGCTGCCCAATGCACGCCATGTTCAGCAAATACAGAGGAGATGGGCGTATCAGGATTCATTGCATAATAAGGTACCAGACCCAAAATGACTACAGAAACCAGCATGTATAAGGTACAGCAAGTAGCCAGTGTAAAGCCTATGCCCAAAGGCAAATCTCGTTGAGGATTTTTCACCTGTTAGAACATTTACAACAAAATATGAAGTTTAATACTAAAAAGCTAAGATATGCAAAGAACacaaaattttaagataattatgTGGTAAGGGGAAGaaggatttttcataaaacaatGAAGAATACCTCCTCAGCAGTGCTGGCAATAGAATCAAAACCAATGCACGCAAAGAAGAGGGTTGCAGACCCTGCAAGCATCCCATCTACTCCAAATGCAAAATACCTATGAATTAAACAAATTTTCATTTGCTATACACTTTTACAAATCATTATTTGAGTTTATTTACACTATGAGATTTCTATTACCCAGAAGGAAGCCCATATCCTGCCCATCCAGTCTTGAAGCCCAGATAACTACCAGCTATTATGACAAAAAGCAGAACACAAACGTTCACAGTGGTGACAAAACCTTGTACTAGAGTACTCTGCACCAGTTATTTTAGAACACTTCACTCATAATTAGGAATAGCATGAGAAATGGAAAGTGATGAAGATCAACAAAAATTACCTCCTTGATTCCCACACACAATAGTCCAGTAacaataaatactaaaattgaaGCAACAGGATCAACCACAATATCAAGCCCAGGAATGTGCTGACGAGCTAGAAAACCAGGAAGACTATTCGGACCTCCGAAAAAGAATGCCTAGATGCATATAATAGCAGAAGTAAGATGGCACATACAAGCACAAGCAGATTTGGATGCACAACGAATCTCACATTTAGAACATGATACCTTGATAAAAGCAAATGAAAGATTAAGACAGAAGGGAAGCAAggcaacaaataaaaaaaaacaaaaacacttATGCATTGACCAACTATGTTTATCAAGTAATCATATCATGCAATAAATGTCTGCAGTTCAAATTTTGTCTTTACCTTCCTTGTATGGCTCAGTAAGATGAGGGATGTGGCCCAACCCAACTCACCATTTTAATTCTTGGGTTAATATCCAAAAGCATTaacaaaaatgatttttttaaaaaaataaaaaaaggaaaaggagaaGAAGTTCAGAGTAGAGAAATTCACTGAACCAGATTGGGGGATATGCCACGAGCAACTGCTGATCCACCAATTGTGTATTCCAATACTAGAGCCCAGCCAATCAACCATGCAACACTACACATCAATATtgctcaaataattaaatatcattACAAGTTCTAACAAACAACAATGATAAGTCCAAGTTCTGAACCTAAATGTCAAAACGAACATGACTATATTAACATAAATCAAGAATCATAACagtaatattaattttcttttttcaataaaGAAacgtaaaaataataataactccGAATATATGGAATTTACAACTATATTGTGCAGGAAACTTTAAGCAGTTACCCCTCTCCAATACATATATAAGAATAGTGATAGGCACTGCCTGCAGATGGGCAACGACTTGCTAGCTCTGCATAACAAAAAGCAGAAAGAGCAGCAGCGACTCCAGCAATCAGAAACGAAATCGCGAGAGCTGGACCAGAATGCTCTCTAGCTACTGTACCAACAAGAATATACACTCCAGCTCCAATTGTTGAGCCAATACCTGATAAGGGATATAATATTCAAAGTTAATTCATGGACAGAGATATTTAGCAGACAAAAATCACTGCCAAAAGAGTTGAAAATTCTTGTCAATTTCCTTTgcaaataaaagaagaagaagaaataccAATAACAATAAGGTGAGGAACAGACAACTCCTTAGCTAACTGATGGTGACCTTTAACTTTGACATGAGCAGAATCAACCTGTTTTCTTCTTACCAAACTCCTAACACAACCTCCCCATAAACCTACACCTTTTTGCGAATCAGCAATAAAACCCATCAGAGTCTACTTTTTTTTGTCTTTAGAACCAGAAATGATTAACCAGAACAACAAGATAACAAATTGTCAAACTGGGTATTTCCAATTAACAAGGCGAAAAAAAAAGTCCTCCTAAATTGTATGCAGAAAAAGAAGCTAGGCAAATCTGCACGCACTCCCAGTAGACAGCAGGTGAATTCCCTCAGGGTAGAGTTTGGTATTTCAAAAGAGAAGCGGGCAGATGACACGGAATGtcgcaatttttatttttcttttgtccAAGGAATCTCGCAATGTTATGGAAACAAAGCAAAGAGTTCTATAAcgaaagaagaaaaatattttttcagagTGATTATTCGACATTTCCACCATTAAAATgagtttattatattaattattattattttttaattaataaaacgaATAGTGTTGAACAATCTGTCAGAAAAATCACTTTCCATAAATCTCTTATATTAAAAGTCAAAAGCAAAGCAAAGCAGGTGAGGGCGCCCCTTGCTCTGCTGCCCGGAAGTCTGGTTGCCTTGGATTGGACGCTGTCGCCGTCCGattattacaataaattaaTGATTTTGTAGGGACAAGGGAGGGGGACACTCCTCTGCC
Proteins encoded in this region:
- the LOC110623047 gene encoding cationic amino acid transporter 2, vacuolar isoform X2; the encoded protein is MGFIADSQKGVGLWGGCVRSLVRRKQVDSAHVKVKGHHQLAKELSVPHLIVIGIGSTIGAGVYILVGTVAREHSGPALAISFLIAGVAAALSAFCYAELASRCPSAGSAYHYSYICIGEGVAWLIGWALVLEYTIGGSAVARGISPNLAFFFGGPNSLPGFLARQHIPGLDIVVDPVASILVFIVTGLLCVGIKESTLVQGFVTTVNVCVLLFVIIAGSYLGFKTGWAGYGLPSGYFAFGVDGMLAGSATLFFACIGFDSIASTAEEVKNPQRDLPLGIGFTLATCCTLYMLVSVVILGLVPYYAMNPDTPISSVFAEHGVHWAAYIITSGAVMALCSALMGSLLPQPRILMAMARDGLLPSFFSDVNKNTQVPVKSTLATGIGAATLAFFMDVDQLAGMVSVGTLLAFTMVAISVLILRYVPPDEVPFPSSLQDTIDSVALQYDLNGQDINCETSEIDAGTSSTLPMLHKNNAAVDYPEIVQQEAQGNFLKEENRRKIAGWTIAFTCTGAFLLTYAATDLNLPRPVRFTMCGVGGALLLFGLIVLTLVEQDDARHSFGHSGGFICPFVPLLPIFCILINTYLLINLGAATWARVSVWLLIGVFVYALYGRTHSSLLDAVYVPVAHADRIHRSSVDILA
- the LOC110623047 gene encoding cationic amino acid transporter 2, vacuolar isoform X1, translated to MGFIADSQKGVGLWGGCVRSLVRRKQVDSAHVKVKGHHQLAKELSVPHLIVIGIGSTIGAGVYILVGTVAREHSGPALAISFLIAGVAAALSAFCYAELASRCPSAGSAYHYSYICIGEGVAWLIGWALVLEYTIGGSAVARGISPNLAFFFGGPNSLPGFLARQHIPGLDIVVDPVASILVFIVTGLLCVGIKESTLVQGFVTTVNVCVLLFVIIAGSYLGFKTGWAGYGLPSGYFAFGVDGMLAGSATLFFACIGFDSIASTAEEVKNPQRDLPLGIGFTLATCCTLYMLVSVVILGLVPYYAMNPDTPISSVFAEHGVHWAAYIITSGAVMALCSALMGSLLPQPRILMAMARDGLLPSFFSDVNKNTQVPVKSTLATGIGAATLAFFMDVDQLAGMVSVGTLLAFTMVAISVLILRYVPPDEVPFPSSLQDTIDSVALQYDLNGQDINCETSEIDAGTSSTLPMLHKNNAAVDYPEIVQQEAQGNFVLKEENRRKIAGWTIAFTCTGAFLLTYAATDLNLPRPVRFTMCGVGGALLLFGLIVLTLVEQDDARHSFGHSGGFICPFVPLLPIFCILINTYLLINLGAATWARVSVWLLIGVFVYALYGRTHSSLLDAVYVPVAHADRIHRSSVDILA
- the LOC110623047 gene encoding cationic amino acid transporter 2, vacuolar isoform X3, whose product is MGFIADSQKGVGLWGGCVRSLVRRKQVDSAHVKVKGHHQLAKELSVPHLIVIGIGSTIGAGVYILVGTVAREHSGPALAISFLIAGVAAALSAFCYAELASRCPSAGSAYHYSYICIGEGVAWLIGWALVLEYTIGGSAVARGISPNLAFFFGGPNSLPGFLARQHIPGLDIVVDPVASILVFIVTGLLCVGIKESTLVQGFVTTVNVCVLLFVIIAGSYLGFKTGWAGYGLPSGYFAFGVDGMLAGSATLFFACIGFDSIASTAEEVKNPQRDLPLGIGFTLATCCTLYMLVSVVILGLVPYYAMNPDTPISSVFAEHGVHWAAYIITSGAVMALCSALMGSLLPQPRILMAMARDGLLPSFFSDVNKNTQVPVKSTLATGIGAATLAFFMDVDQLAGMVSVGTLLAFTMVAISVLILRYVPPDEVPFPSSLQDTIDSVALQYDLNGQDINCETSEIDAGTSSTLPMLHKNNAAVDYPEIVQQEAQVVLKEENRRKIAGWTIAFTCTGAFLLTYAATDLNLPRPVRFTMCGVGGALLLFGLIVLTLVEQDDARHSFGHSGGFICPFVPLLPIFCILINTYLLINLGAATWARVSVWLLIGVFVYALYGRTHSSLLDAVYVPVAHADRIHRSSVDILA
- the LOC110623047 gene encoding cationic amino acid transporter 2, vacuolar isoform X4; protein product: MGFIADSQKGVGLWGGCVRSLVRRKQVDSAHVKVKGHHQLAKELSVPHLIVIGIGSTIGAGVYILVGTVAREHSGPALAISFLIAGVAAALSAFCYAELASRCPSAGSAYHYSYICIGEGVAWLIGWALVLEYTIGGSAVARGISPNLAFFFGGPNSLPGFLARQHIPGLDIVVDPVASILVFIVTGLLCVGIKESTLVQGFVTTVNVCVLLFVIIAGSYLGFKTGWAGYGLPSGYFAFGVDGMLAGSATLFFACIGFDSIASTAEEVKNPQRDLPLGIGFTLATCCTLYMLVSVVILGLVPYYAMNPDTPISSVFAEHGVHWAAYIITSGAVMALCSALMGSLLPQPRILMAMARDGLLPSFFSDVNKNTQVPVKSTLATGIGAATLAFFMDVDQLAGMVSVGTLLAFTMVAISVLILRYVPPDEVPFPSSLQDTIDSVALQYDLNGQDINCETSEIDAGTSSTLPMLHKNNAAVDYPEIVQQEAQVLKEENRRKIAGWTIAFTCTGAFLLTYAATDLNLPRPVRFTMCGVGGALLLFGLIVLTLVEQDDARHSFGHSGGFICPFVPLLPIFCILINTYLLINLGAATWARVSVWLLIGVFVYALYGRTHSSLLDAVYVPVAHADRIHRSSVDILA
- the LOC110623047 gene encoding cationic amino acid transporter 2, vacuolar isoform X6, yielding MHKCFCFFLFVALLPFCLNLSFAFIKAFFFGGPNSLPGFLARQHIPGLDIVVDPVASILVFIVTGLLCVGIKESTLVQGFVTTVNVCVLLFVIIAGSYLGFKTGWAGYGLPSGYFAFGVDGMLAGSATLFFACIGFDSIASTAEEVKNPQRDLPLGIGFTLATCCTLYMLVSVVILGLVPYYAMNPDTPISSVFAEHGVHWAAYIITSGAVMALCSALMGSLLPQPRILMAMARDGLLPSFFSDVNKNTQVPVKSTLATGIGAATLAFFMDVDQLAGMVSVGTLLAFTMVAISVLILRYVPPDEVPFPSSLQDTIDSVALQYDLNGQDINCETSEIDAGTSSTLPMLHKNNAAVDYPEIVQQEAQGNFVLKEENRRKIAGWTIAFTCTGAFLLTYAATDLNLPRPVRFTMCGVGGALLLFGLIVLTLVEQDDARHSFGHSGGFICPFVPLLPIFCILINTYLLINLGAATWARVSVWLLIGVFVYALYGRTHSSLLDAVYVPVAHADRIHRSSVDILA
- the LOC110623047 gene encoding cationic amino acid transporter 3, mitochondrial isoform X5; the protein is MGFIADSQKGVGLWGGCVRSLVRRKQVDSAHVKVKGHHQLAKELSVPHLIVIGIGSTIGAGVYILVGTVAREHSGPALAISFLIAGVAAALSAFCYAELASRCPSAGSAYHYSYICIGEGVAWLIGWALVLEYTIGGSAVARGISPNLAFFFGGPNSLPGFLARQHIPGLDIVVDPVASILVFIVTGLLCVGIKEVKNPQRDLPLGIGFTLATCCTLYMLVSVVILGLVPYYAMNPDTPISSVFAEHGVHWAAYIITSGAVMALCSALMGSLLPQPRILMAMARDGLLPSFFSDVNKNTQVPVKSTLATGIGAATLAFFMDVDQLAGMVSVGTLLAFTMVAISVLILRYVPPDEVPFPSSLQDTIDSVALQYDLNGQDINCETSEIDAGTSSTLPMLHKNNAAVDYPEIVQQEAQGNFVLKEENRRKIAGWTIAFTCTGAFLLTYAATDLNLPRPVRFTMCGVGGALLLFGLIVLTLVEQDDARHSFGHSGGFICPFVPLLPIFCILINTYLLINLGAATWARVSVWLLIGVFVYALYGRTHSSLLDAVYVPVAHADRIHRSSVDILA